The following is a genomic window from Longimicrobium sp..
GCGGAGCGCTTTCCGCGCGCGAAGGTCGTCCGGCACCGGAGGAATCTCGGCAAGACCGAGGCGATGGTGACGGGGGCGATGGCCGCCGAGACCGAGTACCTGGTGCTCTTCGACGCCGACCTGCAGCACTCCACCGAGGAGATCCCCCGCTTCCTGGCCCGCCTGGGCGATGGCGTCGACATCGTGTGCGGGCGCAAGGTGGGGCAGTACGAGAAGGCGGCGGTCAGCGGCATCTACAACCGCATGTCGCAGCGCCTGTTCGACATCCCGGTGCGCGACCTGAACGCCATGAAGGCGTTCCGCACCGAGATCCTGCGCGAGATCCCCCTCCGCCACGACTGGCACCGCTTCTTCGTGGTCCTGGCCCACGCCGAGGGGTACAGCGTGGGGGAGATGGACATCACCCTCTTCCCCCGCCGCGCCGGCGTGGCGAAGTACAGCGGGAAGCGCCGCGTGCTGGTGGGGGTGGGCGACCTGATCGTCGTCTGGTTCTACCTGAAGTTCAGCGAGAAGCCGATGCAGTTCTTCGGCGGAAGCGGGCTGATCCTGATCCTGCTGGGGCTGCTGGTGGGGCTGGCGACGGTGGTGCTGCGCGTGGGCAACTGGATGCCGCCCTTCGGCTACCGCCCGCTGCTGACGCTGGTGGTGCTGCTGGAGACGATCGGCTTCCTGCTCTTCGGCTTCGGCTTCATCGCCGAGCTCATCGCCACGCTGCGGGCGGAGGTGGAGCAGCTGCGGCGCCGCGCGGGGTGACCGGCCCCGGCATCGGGGTGAGGCGGAGATCGAACAGCGCCGAGAGAGCAGGAGTGACAGCGAAGCCCGCCGGGACCACCCGGCGGGCTTCGTCATGAATCCCTCATATCATCCAGCAAGGATTACGTGCGCTGCCGGTTCACCGGGCGGATCACGGCCCGATGTAGCCGATGCACCCGCAGAAGCCCTGCCGCAAGCAGGCGCCATCGCGGTAGTACTGCGACTGGCAGTAGTTCCGGCAGATCGTCCGTGATCCCGGGTCATCGTACACGCAGGTCCCGTCGGCGGCGGGAGCCCCGCGCGGCACCGCCAGCGCCTGGGAGGCTCCGAATCCGAGAGAGCCCACGACAACGGCGCCGAGCAGCCCGTGGCGCAGGTGGGAAAGCGACCGGCTCATGACGTCCTCCGGCAAAGGTACGACCCGCAGGAATGCGGATGCCATCTGGAATGATTTCACGTTATGTCTCATTCCAATGGACGGCAAGTGTTCCGCCCCGCGGATACCCGGGATCGCTCCTTTTCCTCCCGCTGCCGGCGAACTTTCCTGATCGCGGAACGAGCCACGGATCCGGGTGGTTCGCTGCCGGTCGTCATCCCCCACCCGCTACTGTTGGCAGGCGCTGCTGGGGCGGGGGAGAGGCGCGGTGATGGCGGGGCGCGCCGGGCGGTTGGCCAGATCCGCGGCCAGATCGCCCGTCAGCGCCGTTACCCGCGCCATCTTCTCGTAGTCGAGCGTGGCCGCCTCGTCGGCCGGCGTGTGGTACTGCGGGTGGAGCGAGGAGGTGAGGAAGACCACGGGGATGCCGAAGCGCGCGAAGCTGGCCTGGTCCGAGCGGCAGTAGACGCGCTGCGGATGCCGCGGCGCGTCGAGCGACCAGTCCAGCGCGAACGGCCGCGGCTGGCGCGCGTTCACCGCCTCCACCGCGTCGCCCACCTCCGCCGACAGCCGCCGCGCGCCCAGCACGAACAGCGCGTCCGGCGCGTTGCGCCCGATCATGTCCAGGTTGAGGTAGGCCACGATCGAGTCCCGCGGAACCGTGGGGTGCCCGGCGAAAAAGGCGGAGCCCAGCAGCCCGTTCTCCTCGCCCGTGTGCCAGATGAAGAGCAGGCTGCGCGCGGGCCGCTCCCCCGGACGGAAGCGCGGCGAAGCGGCGGGCGGTCTCCAGCAGCGCGGCCACGCCGGACGCGTTGTCGTCCGCCCCGTTGTAGATGGAATCGCCCGCGACGGGGGTGCCGACGCCCAGGTGGTCGTAGTGCGCGCCGAGGGCGACGTACTGGCCGCGGAGCCGCGGGTCGCTCCCGGGGATCACCGCCACGATCTCCTGTCCCTCCGCGGTCTCCACCGTGTCGCGGATGCGGTAGCTGAGCGTCCCGGCCAGCGGGCGCGTGTCCCGCGCGGTGCCGAGCGGAGCGCCGAGCGCCCGCTCCAGCGCGGCCGGGCTCACCAGCAGCACCGGCGGCGCGTTCAGCTCGCGCCGCGGCTGCGGGGCGCCCGGCTGCCCGTTGCGCGCCAGGTCGGCGCGGCGAGCCAGCTGCCGCGCCAGCGCGTCCTCGGCCAGGAAGACGACGGCGGGGACGCCGCTGGTGGGGCGCATCAGCGGCGCCACCTCGAAGATCGGCGGGAGGGGGAGCTCCGCGTCTTCCGCCGCCAGCGCGCCGGTGTGGAAGACGGGGACGCGCCCCGCCACCCGCTCCGGCTCGGCGAGGAGCGCGGTGCGCGCGGCCACGTCCGAGACGTAGCCCGCGTACAGCAGGGTGCCCTCGCCACGCGCGCGGTAGGTGCGGGGGAGGAAGTTGAGCACCAGCGGCACCGCCTCGCCCGGCGCCAGCGCGGTGCGGCCGCGCGGCGTGGTGACGGTGACGACCGCGTTCACGCGCCGGCGCTCCAGCGGCACGCGCTGGACGAATCCGCCGTTCTCGCCCGCCGGCTCCAGCCCCAGCGCGCGCGCCGCCCGGACCAGGTACTCGGCGGCGGAACGGGCGCCCGCCGTGCCGGTCTCGCGACCGCGCATCGAGTCCGCGGCCAGCACCTCCACACGCGCACGCAGCGCCTCCGCCAGCGCGGGCGGCGAGGGCACGGACGCTGCCCCGGCCTGCGCGGCGATGCGCGTCCCCGGCGCGAGCGCCGCCAGCCCGGCGAGAGCTCCGGCGCGGAAAACCAGCCATCGGCGCGTGGGTCCGCTCACTCGATCTCCTCTTGCGTGGGTGTCCGCGCTGCCATCCTCCGGCGGAAAATGGCTGGGGCATCTCCCATCGCGCTACCGGGTGAGACGGATTGCGCACGGCGGCCCGCGCGGCGCATGTTCTCTCGCCCGCTCCTGCCGTCTTCCGTCCGGCAATTCCTCCTGCTCTCTCCCTCGATGAAGCGACCGCCGACTGTGCTCGTGCCTCGCGACGAGTGCCTCCGCGCGAACCCGTACCTCGCGCACGAGGTGGTGGGGTGGCAGCGGACGCACGCGCCGGACGAGGATCGGGAGGCGTGGATCGCGGAAGTGTGCGACGCTGTGGAGCCGGATCCGGCGCTGCGGGTCGCGGAGAGCTTCGTCATCCATCACCCCACGCACCGGATCGACGAGGCTGCGGAGGAGATGGGCCCCGCGCTGGGGCAAATGCTCGCGCCGTTCGGGGACGCCGCGCTGACCTTTCTGCACGCGCCGAAGAGCGGGCGCTGGCCCACGCGCCGCCGCTCGCCGCCGATCCTGGCGATGTCGGCGGAGGAATTCCGGGAGATGGGGGCGGGGAAGAGCTTCGACGGTGGGATTCGCATTGATGCATCGGCCGCGGCCGCGGTATTCGCGCCC
Proteins encoded in this region:
- a CDS encoding M28 family metallopeptidase; amino-acid sequence: MPSTTGRTTTRPAWPRCWRPPAASPRFRPGERPARSLLFIWHTGEENGLLGSAFFAGHPTVPRDSIVAYLNLDMIGRNAPDALFVLGARRLSAEVGDAVEAVNARQPRPFALDWSLDAPRHPQRVYCRSDQASFARFGIPVVFLTSSLHPQYHTPADEAATLDYEKMARVTALTGDLAADLANRPARPAITAPLPRPSSACQQ
- a CDS encoding glycosyltransferase, whose product is MNSLRGQGTGDRGQGGSRAGVPLAASADGGASAALATAGELATVAVPEAMRRNFAVLVPAFDEVDNIPALFRELRETFERHDLAGELIVVDDGSTDGTYAAAVREAERFPRAKVVRHRRNLGKTEAMVTGAMAAETEYLVLFDADLQHSTEEIPRFLARLGDGVDIVCGRKVGQYEKAAVSGIYNRMSQRLFDIPVRDLNAMKAFRTEILREIPLRHDWHRFFVVLAHAEGYSVGEMDITLFPRRAGVAKYSGKRRVLVGVGDLIVVWFYLKFSEKPMQFFGGSGLILILLGLLVGLATVVLRVGNWMPPFGYRPLLTLVVLLETIGFLLFGFGFIAELIATLRAEVEQLRRRAG